Proteins encoded in a region of the Clostridium beijerinckii genome:
- the rfbD gene encoding dTDP-4-dehydrorhamnose reductase produces MKILITGAKGQLGREITEIIKIGRADIGEISESIKLSEVIGFDVDELDITNLVKVKEVLSYLKPEVVINCAAATNVDRCEIDEDFAFRVNSLGPRNLAIACDSIGAKLVQVSTDYVFSENTHKPLKEYDLASPSSVYGKTKFLGEQYVQLLCSKHFIVRTAWLYGYVGSNFVYTIMKLSKEKNHINVVNDQVGNPTYANDLAYHILKLIETDGYGIYHCTNNGECTWYEFAKRIVKLSGEECEVIPCTSEEYKTQAKRPEYSSLDNMMLRNTVGDEMRDWKDAIEAFISKLGK; encoded by the coding sequence ATGAAAATATTAATAACTGGAGCAAAAGGACAATTAGGCAGAGAGATTACGGAAATAATAAAAATCGGAAGAGCTGATATAGGAGAGATATCAGAAAGTATAAAGCTATCTGAAGTTATTGGCTTTGACGTAGATGAGCTGGATATAACGAATTTAGTCAAAGTTAAAGAGGTGCTAAGTTATTTAAAACCAGAAGTAGTAATAAACTGCGCTGCAGCCACCAATGTTGATAGATGCGAAATTGATGAGGATTTTGCATTTAGGGTTAACTCATTAGGGCCAAGAAATCTTGCTATAGCTTGTGACTCAATAGGCGCTAAACTAGTACAAGTGTCTACCGATTATGTGTTTAGCGAAAATACTCATAAGCCATTAAAAGAATATGATTTAGCTTCACCATCTAGTGTATATGGTAAAACTAAATTTCTAGGAGAGCAGTATGTACAGCTATTATGTTCAAAGCATTTTATTGTAAGAACAGCGTGGCTTTATGGTTATGTCGGAAGTAATTTTGTTTATACAATAATGAAACTTTCTAAAGAAAAAAACCATATTAATGTTGTGAATGATCAAGTAGGAAATCCTACTTATGCTAATGATTTAGCATATCATATCTTGAAGCTAATAGAAACAGATGGTTACGGAATATATCATTGTACCAATAATGGCGAGTGTACATGGTATGAATTTGCTAAAAGAATTGTTAAATTATCTGGAGAAGAATGTGAAGTAATACCTTGTACTTCTGAAGAATATAAGACTCAGGCAAAAAGACCTGAATATTCGTCTCTGGATAATATGATGTTAAGAAATACTGTTGGCGATGAAATGAGAGATTGGAAAGATGCAATAGAAGCGTTTATAAGTAAATTAGGTAAGTGA
- a CDS encoding GNAT family N-acetyltransferase, with the protein MNLSVEKFNNDNEQEWDKFIENNSVNGTFLQSRNFLNYHKDRFKDHSLIIKKGTSIIALIPACEIVEDQKKVFYSHRGSTFGGVVINKNFNNINHIDNLFKVLDYYLIQNSFDEIILKSTSEIFCSGNMNLLDYFYFKYNYENYTELSLYIDFDNYSPVIENNFSASKRRDLKYSLKYNLEFRTLETDDEVDDFYNLLLKSLEKHNTKPVHSLEELLDFKNTRFKDIVKFYGVYYKNNLIAGSMVFNFNNNVFHTQYLASDSLYSSYYPMNFLNYNLISQAYLNKFKFFSFGISTEDKGKFLNTSLAQFKEGFGTVGAINRTYYKELK; encoded by the coding sequence ATGAATTTATCAGTAGAAAAATTTAATAATGATAATGAACAAGAATGGGATAAATTTATAGAGAATAATAGTGTGAATGGAACTTTTCTTCAAAGCAGAAATTTTTTAAACTATCATAAAGATAGATTTAAAGATCATTCTTTAATAATAAAAAAAGGGACGAGTATAATTGCATTAATCCCTGCATGTGAAATAGTTGAAGATCAAAAAAAAGTATTTTATTCCCATAGAGGAAGTACTTTTGGAGGAGTTGTAATTAATAAAAACTTTAATAACATTAATCATATTGATAATCTTTTTAAAGTTTTAGATTATTATTTAATCCAAAATAGTTTTGATGAAATAATTCTTAAAAGTACCTCCGAAATATTTTGCAGCGGAAATATGAATTTATTAGATTACTTTTATTTTAAATATAATTATGAAAATTATACTGAGTTAAGTTTATATATTGATTTTGATAACTATTCACCTGTTATAGAAAATAACTTTTCTGCATCTAAAAGAAGGGATTTGAAATACAGTTTGAAATACAATTTAGAATTTAGAACACTAGAAACTGATGATGAAGTAGATGATTTTTATAATTTATTATTAAAATCACTTGAAAAGCATAATACAAAACCTGTACATTCACTAGAAGAATTGCTAGATTTCAAAAATACAAGGTTTAAAGATATTGTTAAATTCTATGGAGTATATTATAAAAACAATTTAATAGCAGGCAGCATGGTATTTAACTTTAATAATAATGTTTTCCATACTCAATATCTTGCTTCTGACTCTCTTTATTCTAGTTATTATCCTATGAATTTTCTAAATTATAATCTAATTAGTCAAGCTTATCTAAACAAATTCAAATTTTTTTCTTTTGGAATAAGTACTGAAGATAAAGGAAAATTTCTCAATACTTCTCTAGCTCAATTTAAAGAGGGGTTTGGGACTGTAGGTGCTATTAATCGTACCTATTATAAAGAATTAAAATAA
- the rfbA gene encoding glucose-1-phosphate thymidylyltransferase RfbA, translating into MRGIILAGGSGTRLYPSTKAMSKQMIPIYDKPMIYYPMSVLMLSGIRDILIISTSRDIVSFKELFKDGKDLGLNIEYAVQKNPNGLAEAFIIGEKFIKDDNVAMVLGDNIFYGQGFSDILKKAASLENGAYVFGYYIQNPKAFGVVEFDSNGKVISLEEKPENPKSKYVVPGLYFYDNTVVEKAKKLKPSARGELEITDLNKAYLEEDSLKVQLLGRGMAWLDTGTHSAMLQASNFVETIQNTQGIYIACLEEIAYCKGWITAEKVLEIAETLKKTGYGKYLIDVVKSIESNTKC; encoded by the coding sequence ATGAGAGGAATTATTTTAGCAGGTGGTAGTGGAACACGCCTGTATCCATCAACAAAAGCAATGTCAAAACAAATGATACCAATATATGATAAACCAATGATTTATTATCCAATGTCAGTTTTAATGCTTTCAGGAATAAGAGATATTTTAATTATCTCAACATCTAGAGATATAGTTAGTTTTAAAGAATTATTTAAGGATGGAAAAGATCTAGGATTAAATATTGAGTATGCAGTTCAAAAAAATCCTAATGGACTTGCAGAAGCATTTATTATTGGAGAAAAATTTATTAAAGATGATAATGTAGCAATGGTGCTTGGTGATAATATTTTTTATGGCCAAGGCTTTTCAGATATTTTAAAAAAAGCTGCAAGCTTAGAAAACGGAGCATATGTGTTTGGATATTACATTCAAAATCCAAAAGCTTTTGGAGTTGTTGAGTTTGATAGTAATGGAAAGGTTATCTCATTAGAAGAAAAACCTGAAAATCCAAAATCAAAATATGTTGTTCCAGGTCTATATTTTTATGATAATACAGTAGTTGAAAAAGCAAAAAAGTTAAAACCATCGGCAAGAGGAGAATTAGAAATAACAGATTTAAATAAAGCTTATTTAGAAGAGGATTCATTAAAAGTTCAATTGTTAGGTAGAGGTATGGCTTGGCTTGATACAGGTACACATTCAGCGATGCTTCAAGCATCTAATTTCGTTGAAACAATTCAAAATACTCAAGGCATATATATAGCGTGCCTCGAGGAAATAGCCTATTGTAAGGGTTGGATAACAGCAGAAAAGGTACTAGAAATTGCTGAGACTCTAAAAAAGACTGGATACGGAAAATATCTAATCGATGTAGTTAAAAGTATTGAATCGAATACTAAATGTTAG
- the rfbB gene encoding dTDP-glucose 4,6-dehydratase: MKTYLVTGGAGFIGSNFILYMLNKYEDINIINLDKLTYAGNLENLKSIENDKRYEFVQGDICDKELVEILFKKYHINYVVHFAAESHVDRSIKEPEVFAKTNILGTVNILNCAKNAWENDQGFEEGVKFLQVSTDEVYGSLGSKGFFKETTPLDPHSPYSSSKAGADLIVKAYYDTYKMPINITRCSNNYGPFQFPEKLIPLLINNCLNHKRLPVYGDGMNIRDWLFVEDHVKAIDMVINNGRIGEIYNIGGHNERTNIQIVKTVISYINENVDKNVSESLIKYVEDRKGHDRRYGIAPDKIKKELGWYPETTFEIGIKQTIKWYLDNKEWMKNVTSGDYQKYYKNMYK, translated from the coding sequence ATGAAAACTTATTTAGTTACAGGTGGAGCTGGATTTATAGGATCAAATTTTATTTTATATATGCTAAATAAATACGAAGATATTAATATAATAAATTTAGATAAGTTAACTTATGCAGGGAATTTAGAAAATCTTAAATCTATAGAAAATGATAAAAGATATGAATTTGTTCAAGGAGATATTTGTGATAAAGAATTAGTCGAAATACTTTTTAAGAAATATCATATAAATTATGTTGTCCATTTTGCAGCAGAATCCCATGTTGATAGAAGTATAAAAGAACCTGAAGTATTTGCGAAAACAAATATACTTGGTACTGTTAATATCCTAAATTGCGCAAAAAATGCTTGGGAAAATGATCAAGGATTTGAAGAAGGCGTTAAATTTCTTCAGGTATCAACAGATGAAGTTTATGGCTCGTTAGGCTCTAAAGGCTTTTTTAAAGAGACTACCCCTTTAGATCCTCATAGTCCATATTCTTCAAGCAAGGCAGGGGCAGATTTAATAGTTAAAGCTTATTATGATACGTATAAAATGCCAATAAATATAACAAGGTGCTCAAATAATTATGGACCTTTTCAATTTCCAGAAAAGTTAATTCCTTTATTAATAAATAATTGTTTAAATCATAAGAGACTTCCGGTCTATGGGGATGGAATGAATATAAGAGACTGGCTTTTTGTAGAAGATCATGTGAAAGCTATTGATATGGTAATTAATAATGGCAGGATAGGAGAGATATATAATATTGGTGGTCATAATGAAAGAACTAATATACAGATTGTAAAAACAGTTATTTCTTATATTAACGAAAATGTAGACAAAAATGTAAGTGAAAGCTTGATAAAATATGTTGAGGATAGAAAAGGACATGATAGAAGGTATGGCATAGCACCAGACAAAATAAAAAAGGAATTAGGTTGGTACCCAGAAACTACTTTTGAAATTGGAATAAAACAAACAATTAAATGGTATTTAGATAACAAAGAATGGATGAAAAATGTAACCTCTGGTGATTACCAAAAATATTATAAAAATATGTACAAATAA
- a CDS encoding glycosyltransferase — MITVSFCMIVKNEEDTIGRCLDSIKDVVDEIIIADTGSTDKTKEICSKYTSNVYDFKWIDDFSAARNFSFSKASKDYILWLDADDVLLPEDAEKFKSLKETLDTSVDSVTAKYNIGFDEYGNVTMSYRRNRLVKRENNFKWIGFVHEYLQVAGNIINSDIAITHKKLKQTPKRNLDIYKGKLKEGLEFTPRDTLYYANELYDHNMYDEALKYYNKFLDLKQGWFEDNIRVCGKICDYYQSVNKVEDARKYAFKSFEYDTPRAEACCKIGFSFLHERKYKQAAFWYEEATKLEKPKDSWGFFNDACWTWLPHLQLCVCYDKLGDHKLAYEHNEIAGKFRPNDRRILYNKKYFKDIGVS, encoded by the coding sequence TTGATAACAGTTAGTTTTTGTATGATAGTAAAAAACGAGGAAGATACAATCGGTCGCTGCTTAGATTCAATCAAAGATGTAGTTGATGAAATAATAATTGCTGATACTGGATCTACTGATAAAACCAAAGAAATATGTAGTAAATATACATCAAATGTATATGACTTTAAATGGATAGATGATTTTTCAGCTGCAAGAAATTTTTCTTTTAGTAAAGCATCTAAAGATTATATTCTTTGGTTAGATGCAGATGATGTATTGCTTCCAGAAGATGCAGAAAAATTTAAATCTCTAAAAGAAACTTTAGATACTTCTGTAGATTCTGTAACTGCAAAATACAATATAGGTTTTGATGAATATGGAAATGTGACCATGAGTTATAGGCGCAATAGATTAGTTAAAAGAGAAAATAATTTTAAATGGATAGGATTTGTTCATGAGTATTTACAAGTAGCAGGAAATATAATCAATAGTGACATTGCAATAACTCATAAGAAATTAAAACAAACTCCTAAAAGAAATCTTGATATATATAAAGGAAAGTTAAAAGAAGGATTAGAATTTACACCAAGAGATACTCTTTATTATGCTAACGAATTATATGATCATAATATGTATGATGAAGCGCTTAAATATTATAATAAATTTTTGGATTTAAAACAAGGTTGGTTTGAAGACAATATCAGAGTTTGTGGTAAAATATGTGATTACTATCAATCAGTAAACAAAGTGGAAGATGCACGAAAATATGCTTTTAAAAGCTTTGAATATGATACCCCTAGAGCTGAAGCCTGCTGCAAAATTGGTTTTTCTTTTTTACACGAAAGGAAATATAAACAAGCAGCTTTTTGGTATGAAGAAGCTACAAAGCTTGAAAAGCCAAAAGATAGCTGGGGATTTTTTAACGATGCATGTTGGACATGGCTACCACACCTACAATTATGTGTTTGTTATGATAAATTAGGAGATCATAAGCTTGCATATGAGCATAATGAAATTGCTGGTAAATTTAGACCTAATGATAGGCGTATATTATATAATAAAAAATACTTCAAAGATATTGGTGTTTCTTAA
- the rfbC gene encoding dTDP-4-dehydrorhamnose 3,5-epimerase — MGNFKFIETKISGVYVIEPKIFGDNRGYFMETYNRKHFEEVGLNMNFVQDNESRSTKGVLRGLHFQKRHSQGKLIRVSKGEVFDVAVDLRNGSKTYGKWEGIILSEENKKLFYIPEGFAHGFLVLSDEAIFNYKCTDFYAPEYEEGIKWNDPDINISWPLDKVNNVILSEKDKGNIGISEIDLREYPDYNI; from the coding sequence ATGGGAAATTTCAAATTTATTGAAACCAAGATAAGTGGAGTTTATGTAATAGAACCAAAGATTTTTGGAGACAATAGAGGCTATTTTATGGAAACTTATAATAGAAAACATTTTGAAGAAGTAGGACTTAATATGAATTTTGTCCAAGATAATGAATCAAGATCCACTAAAGGAGTTTTAAGAGGACTTCATTTTCAGAAAAGGCATAGTCAGGGAAAACTTATTAGAGTAAGTAAGGGTGAAGTTTTTGATGTAGCTGTTGATTTAAGAAATGGTTCAAAAACATACGGCAAATGGGAAGGAATCATTTTAAGTGAAGAAAATAAAAAGTTATTTTATATTCCAGAAGGTTTTGCACATGGATTTTTAGTACTTTCTGATGAAGCTATATTTAATTATAAGTGTACAGATTTTTATGCACCCGAGTACGAAGAAGGTATCAAATGGAATGATCCTGATATAAATATTTCATGGCCTTTAGACAAAGTTAATAATGTAATTTTATCAGAAAAAGACAAAGGTAATATAGGTATAAGCGAGATAGATCTAAGGGAATATCCAGATTATAATATCTAG
- a CDS encoding acetyltransferase gives MDKNKKLVIIGDGEFAEIAYEYFTYDSPYTVEAFAVEKQFITQKSLFGLPVIAFEEMEQTYSTKEYEVFTAITFTNFNRVRTRLYNEAKRKGYSFASYISSKAFVWRNAKIGENSFIFEDNTIQYNVEIGNNVVLWSGNHIGHRTKIKDNSFISSHVVVSGYCEVGENSFLGVNSTFVNNVSIGKNSFVAAGALITKNYGDNLFLKGSPAKPDSKSSLELFNIKE, from the coding sequence ATGGATAAAAATAAGAAATTGGTTATAATTGGTGATGGAGAATTTGCAGAAATTGCTTATGAGTATTTCACTTATGATTCACCTTATACAGTAGAAGCTTTTGCTGTAGAAAAGCAATTTATTACTCAAAAAAGCCTTTTCGGATTACCTGTTATAGCTTTTGAAGAAATGGAGCAAACCTATTCCACTAAGGAATATGAAGTATTCACAGCTATAACATTTACAAACTTCAATAGAGTTCGAACTCGTCTTTATAATGAAGCTAAGCGTAAAGGATATAGTTTTGCCTCTTATATTAGTTCGAAAGCTTTTGTATGGAGAAATGCAAAAATAGGTGAAAATTCCTTTATTTTTGAGGATAATACTATTCAATACAATGTTGAGATTGGGAATAATGTAGTGCTTTGGAGCGGAAATCATATTGGTCACAGGACTAAGATAAAAGATAATTCTTTTATAAGTTCCCATGTAGTTGTTTCTGGTTATTGTGAAGTTGGTGAAAATAGTTTTCTTGGTGTTAATTCTACCTTTGTTAACAACGTATCTATAGGGAAAAACTCATTTGTAGCAGCTGGAGCTCTCATAACAAAGAACTATGGAGATAATTTATTTTTAAAGGGTAGTCCTGCAAAACCAGATAGTAAAAGTTCTTTAGAATTATTTAATATAAAGGAATAG
- a CDS encoding glycosyltransferase has product MVRKMKKNKVAFITCVNNEELYKKSLSYINKLKIPEDIEIEFIAMRNSKSIASAYNETIQKSDSKYKVYLHQDVYIQNTNFVEDILSIFNSNQDIGLIGVVGAKVIPVSGVWWEDPCRVGKVFDSHRGSMELLSFNEFSEPYTDVKGIDGLIMITQYDIKWRDDLFDGWHFYDLSQSTEFIQKGFKVVVPNQKIPWCIHDCGYVNTANGFEEYKNIYLDNYSKYIFPLVSILIPAYNQTNYLKKALDSALNQSYRNTEIIICDDSTTNDVQKFVEGYKLKTNKIKYINNGGPSGQRGKVNLGKCLSASCGEYINFLLHDDVFKLNKLDRMMNYFLYDNTLTLITSYRKMINDKDEYLNDNFRTVRQYPYDIRLTGEEAGRKILFSMINYIGELSTAIFKRDAIDSDLTKHSIIDYDSNEIYCLGDISLWLKLLRKGNMIYIAEPLSNLRIHNSQNTQDKILTFWAAIDFFNIIISSYESKAFIRTRDELLIILRKWFKEYSNFLTSFSEEFNNKSEKNREIIILKEEYIRCYTKFINILFE; this is encoded by the coding sequence TTGGTAAGAAAAATGAAAAAAAATAAAGTAGCATTTATTACTTGTGTTAATAACGAGGAACTATATAAAAAAAGTTTGTCTTATATTAATAAACTCAAAATCCCTGAAGATATAGAAATCGAATTTATAGCCATGAGAAATTCTAAAAGCATAGCCTCAGCATATAATGAAACTATTCAAAAAAGTGATTCTAAATATAAAGTTTATCTTCATCAAGATGTTTATATTCAAAATACAAATTTTGTTGAAGATATTTTAAGCATTTTCAATAGTAATCAAGATATAGGTCTAATAGGTGTAGTTGGTGCAAAAGTTATACCAGTGTCTGGAGTTTGGTGGGAAGATCCATGCAGGGTAGGAAAAGTTTTTGACAGCCATAGAGGTTCAATGGAACTTCTAAGTTTTAATGAATTTAGCGAACCATATACAGATGTCAAGGGTATCGATGGGCTTATAATGATAACTCAATACGATATAAAATGGAGAGATGATCTTTTTGATGGGTGGCATTTTTATGATCTTTCACAAAGTACTGAATTCATTCAAAAGGGATTTAAAGTTGTAGTTCCAAATCAAAAAATACCTTGGTGCATTCATGATTGTGGTTATGTAAATACAGCAAATGGATTTGAAGAATATAAGAATATATATTTAGATAATTATTCTAAATATATATTCCCTTTAGTTAGCATACTGATACCAGCCTATAATCAAACAAACTACCTTAAAAAAGCTCTTGATTCAGCACTAAATCAGAGCTATAGGAATACAGAAATCATAATATGCGATGATAGTACAACTAATGATGTACAGAAGTTTGTTGAAGGATACAAATTAAAAACAAATAAAATAAAATATATAAATAATGGTGGTCCATCCGGTCAGAGAGGAAAAGTTAACCTTGGTAAATGTCTTTCAGCTTCATGTGGAGAATATATAAATTTTTTATTGCATGATGATGTATTTAAGTTAAATAAATTAGATAGAATGATGAATTATTTTCTTTATGACAATACACTTACACTTATTACGAGCTATAGAAAAATGATCAATGATAAGGACGAATACCTTAATGATAACTTTAGAACAGTACGGCAATATCCTTATGATATTCGTCTAACAGGTGAAGAAGCAGGAAGAAAAATTCTATTTTCAATGATTAATTATATTGGTGAATTAAGTACAGCAATATTTAAAAGAGACGCAATAGACAGCGACCTTACCAAACACAGTATAATTGATTATGATAGCAATGAAATATACTGTCTTGGTGATATATCTTTATGGTTAAAATTATTAAGAAAAGGGAATATGATTTATATCGCTGAGCCTCTAAGCAATCTTAGAATTCATAATTCACAAAATACTCAAGATAAAATTTTGACTTTTTGGGCTGCAATAGACTTTTTTAACATTATTATTTCATCTTATGAAAGTAAAGCTTTTATAAGAACTAGAGATGAATTATTAATAATCCTAAGAAAATGGTTCAAAGAATACTCTAATTTTTTAACTAGTTTCAGTGAAGAATTTAATAATAAATCTGAAAAGAATAGAGAGATAATTATTCTTAAAGAGGAATATATAAGGTGCTACACTAAATTCATAAATATATTATTTGAGTAG
- a CDS encoding glycosyltransferase family 61 protein — MCVQKILNNITCKEYCSNHNFKYSPIKEAHPQRVYIPNYINEISTSNSIYVNFPEIYVAELNNVKLIGGNYIIFDDNNYCIYDLPFMDSENKFDLRCHETIAVNKNNTVICYNETGETIEEGIMLLSGSSYNYSHFQFEVLSKLCLINDINEYNDMPIIIDDTCLRVPQFQEELQMLNKQGRKIIPLAMGYSYSIKKLIVISDLGVYPCNIKPDFLLKYQDVVLDDLAVKPINKNLAIESSNIHRKLYISRSQSPNSRLQNQPAVENIFRSFGFEIIFPGSMSFHDQLKTFSEAEVIAGESGSGLTNIIFANKNAKVIFIQPKVIQSPWYSNISGILGLKTYFLDGFLYGNSHSQYYQSGFVVDENYLKDFLYRLNLSK, encoded by the coding sequence ATGTGTGTTCAAAAAATACTAAATAATATTACCTGTAAAGAATACTGTAGTAATCATAATTTTAAATATTCTCCAATAAAAGAAGCTCATCCTCAAAGAGTCTATATACCAAATTATATCAATGAGATTAGTACCAGCAATTCTATATATGTAAATTTTCCCGAAATATATGTTGCAGAATTAAATAATGTAAAATTAATTGGCGGCAACTATATAATTTTTGATGATAATAATTACTGCATTTATGACTTACCATTTATGGATAGTGAAAATAAGTTTGATTTAAGATGCCATGAGACAATTGCTGTAAATAAAAATAACACTGTTATTTGCTATAACGAGACTGGTGAAACCATTGAAGAAGGAATAATGCTACTATCAGGTTCATCTTATAATTACTCTCATTTTCAATTTGAAGTGCTATCTAAACTTTGTCTTATTAACGATATTAATGAATATAATGATATGCCAATAATAATAGATGATACTTGTCTTAGAGTACCACAGTTTCAAGAAGAATTGCAAATGTTAAATAAACAAGGCCGAAAAATAATTCCTTTAGCAATGGGATATAGTTATTCTATAAAAAAATTGATAGTTATTTCAGATTTAGGAGTTTATCCATGCAATATTAAACCAGACTTCTTATTAAAATATCAAGATGTTGTACTTGATGATTTAGCTGTTAAACCTATAAATAAAAACCTAGCAATTGAGAGTAGTAATATTCATAGAAAGTTATATATCTCTCGAAGCCAGTCACCTAATTCTAGATTGCAAAATCAACCAGCAGTTGAGAATATTTTTAGGTCATTCGGATTCGAAATAATATTTCCAGGATCAATGTCTTTCCATGATCAATTAAAAACTTTTTCAGAAGCAGAAGTTATAGCCGGTGAATCAGGTTCTGGACTTACCAATATTATTTTTGCTAATAAAAATGCAAAGGTTATATTTATTCAACCAAAGGTTATTCAATCACCATGGTATTCTAATATTTCTGGCATATTAGGATTAAAGACCTATTTTTTGGATGGATTTCTTTATGGAAATTCACACTCACAATACTATCAAAGTGGTTTTGTTGTAGATGAAAATTACCTTAAAGACTTTTTGTATAGATTAAATTTAAGTAAATAA
- a CDS encoding DegT/DnrJ/EryC1/StrS family aminotransferase, translated as MEVPFLNFEPMHNEIKDEILNVFEKIYDNNWFILGPYVEAFEKEFSKYCGANYCISCGNGLDALSIILRGYDIGEGDEVIVPANTYIATALAVSYVGAKVILVEPDINTFNIDVTKIEAAITKKTKAIIAVHLYGRPAEIDKIKPLCKKYNLKLIEDSAQAHGAIYNGQKAGNLGDAAGFSFYPGKNLGALGDGGAILTNDKELAEKVRAIRNYGSKIKYYNEYKGVNSRLDEIQAGYLSIKLKSLDKWNSYRQKVAKVYLEKITNNKLILPNIDLATDSIWHVFALRTEFRDELVTYLNSHGISTVIHYPIPIHLQKAYKELEYKEGDFPLAECISKTVLSIPIWYGMTNEEINYVIDILNKW; from the coding sequence ATGGAAGTACCATTTTTAAATTTTGAACCAATGCACAATGAAATAAAAGATGAAATTTTAAATGTTTTTGAGAAAATATATGACAATAACTGGTTTATTTTGGGACCATATGTGGAAGCCTTTGAAAAAGAGTTTTCTAAATATTGTGGTGCTAATTATTGCATAAGCTGTGGAAATGGCTTAGATGCACTTTCAATTATTTTAAGAGGATATGATATTGGTGAAGGTGATGAAGTAATAGTTCCAGCAAATACTTATATTGCCACTGCATTAGCAGTTTCATATGTTGGGGCTAAAGTTATTCTTGTAGAACCTGATATCAATACTTTTAATATAGATGTAACTAAAATTGAAGCAGCTATTACTAAAAAAACTAAAGCAATAATTGCTGTTCATTTATATGGTAGACCAGCAGAAATTGATAAAATAAAACCATTATGTAAAAAATATAATTTAAAACTAATAGAGGATTCAGCTCAAGCTCACGGTGCAATATATAACGGACAAAAAGCTGGGAATCTTGGGGATGCTGCAGGATTTAGTTTTTATCCAGGAAAAAATTTAGGAGCACTAGGTGATGGCGGAGCGATTCTAACTAATGATAAGGAGTTAGCAGAAAAAGTTCGAGCTATTAGAAACTACGGATCTAAAATAAAATATTATAATGAATACAAGGGCGTTAATTCAAGACTAGATGAAATTCAAGCAGGATATTTAAGCATAAAACTAAAATCTCTTGATAAATGGAATTCTTATAGGCAAAAGGTGGCCAAAGTATATTTAGAGAAAATTACTAACAATAAATTAATTCTTCCTAATATAGATTTAGCAACTGATTCTATATGGCATGTATTTGCACTGCGAACAGAATTTAGAGATGAATTAGTAACTTATTTAAATTCTCATGGAATTAGTACTGTAATTCACTATCCAATACCTATACACCTTCAGAAAGCGTACAAGGAGTTAGAATATAAAGAAGGAGACTTTCCATTGGCAGAATGTATCTCTAAGACAGTACTAAGCATACCAATATGGTATGGGATGACTAATGAAGAAATAAATTATGTAATAGATATTTTAAACAAATGGTAA
- a CDS encoding sugar 3,4-ketoisomerase — MYNCSLFKFLNIGSKYGNLTPIEGLVDIPFDIKRIYYITKVPQDISRGFHAHRKLHQVLICLNGSVKIKVKSPKEEAEFTLDNSAVGLYIGPYIWREMYDFSEGAVLLVLASDYYNEDDYIRNIDFYMKEAFNRY; from the coding sequence ATGTATAATTGTTCTCTATTTAAATTTCTTAATATAGGTAGTAAATATGGGAACTTAACACCGATTGAGGGACTTGTTGATATTCCGTTTGATATAAAACGAATATATTATATTACAAAAGTTCCTCAAGATATATCAAGAGGTTTTCACGCACATAGGAAACTTCATCAAGTATTAATATGCCTTAATGGCTCTGTAAAAATAAAAGTTAAATCTCCAAAAGAAGAAGCTGAATTCACATTAGATAATTCAGCGGTTGGGCTATATATCGGCCCATATATTTGGAGAGAAATGTATGATTTTAGTGAAGGTGCAGTTCTTTTAGTTCTTGCATCAGATTATTATAATGAAGACGACTATATACGAAATATAGATTTTTATATGAAAGAAGCTTTTAATAGATATTAA